From the Arthrobacter sp. PM3 genome, one window contains:
- a CDS encoding FliI/YscN family ATPase, translating into MIAEWRPKGADYAAALAAAAPQRVGVVTSVMGLGLEVSGLDCALGDLVTVGTNPGLDAEVVAALDGSVRCMPLGRLAGVAAGDPVRAKGSAVLVPTGRGLFGRVIDGLGRPIDGKGPLLSGPRVPIDNEAPNAMKRARIDSPLQTGVRVLDTMTTLGKGQRMGLFAGSGVGKSSLLSMIARGTDAEVSVIALVGERGREVREFLEDDLGPAGLARSVVVVATSDEPALMRLRAAFTATRIAESFRDQGQDVVLMMDSLTRVAMAQREIGLSAGEPPATRGYPPSTFSVLARLLERAGTAEAGSVTGIYTVLVDGDDHNEPIADAARSILDGHVVLDRKLAVTGHFPSVDVLGSVSRVAGKVNARPHLDAAATLRRVLAARKAAQDLIDVGAYQAGTNPLVDAALNHEQAVSDFLQQPMEESTAHPESWQRLGHLTSILGAAA; encoded by the coding sequence GTGATCGCCGAATGGCGGCCCAAGGGTGCCGATTACGCCGCCGCGCTGGCCGCCGCCGCCCCGCAAAGGGTCGGGGTTGTCACCTCGGTCATGGGCCTGGGCCTGGAGGTGTCCGGGCTGGACTGCGCCCTGGGCGACCTCGTCACTGTGGGCACGAATCCGGGACTCGACGCCGAAGTGGTCGCCGCCCTGGACGGCTCGGTGCGCTGCATGCCCCTGGGACGCCTCGCCGGCGTCGCAGCCGGGGACCCCGTCCGCGCCAAGGGCAGCGCTGTCCTCGTCCCCACCGGCCGGGGTCTCTTCGGCCGGGTCATCGACGGACTGGGCCGCCCGATCGACGGCAAGGGCCCGCTGCTCAGCGGCCCGCGCGTGCCGATCGACAACGAGGCACCCAACGCCATGAAACGCGCGCGCATCGACTCCCCGCTGCAGACCGGCGTCCGCGTCCTGGACACCATGACGACGCTCGGCAAGGGCCAGCGCATGGGCCTGTTCGCCGGTTCCGGCGTCGGCAAGTCCTCCCTGCTCTCCATGATCGCCCGCGGCACCGACGCCGAAGTCTCCGTGATTGCCCTCGTAGGCGAACGCGGCCGCGAAGTGCGCGAATTCCTCGAAGACGACCTCGGCCCGGCCGGCCTGGCCCGCTCCGTAGTGGTGGTCGCCACGTCCGACGAACCCGCCCTCATGCGCCTGCGCGCGGCCTTCACCGCCACCCGGATCGCCGAATCGTTCCGCGACCAGGGCCAGGACGTGGTCCTGATGATGGACTCCCTCACCCGCGTGGCCATGGCCCAGCGCGAGATCGGCCTCTCCGCCGGCGAACCCCCGGCAACCCGCGGCTATCCGCCGTCGACCTTCTCCGTCCTCGCCCGGCTCCTGGAACGTGCCGGCACCGCCGAAGCCGGCTCCGTCACCGGCATCTACACCGTGCTGGTGGACGGCGACGACCACAACGAACCCATTGCCGACGCCGCCCGCTCCATCCTGGACGGCCACGTGGTGCTGGACCGCAAGCTCGCCGTGACGGGGCACTTCCCGTCCGTGGACGTGCTCGGGTCCGTGTCCCGGGTGGCGGGCAAGGTCAACGCCCGGCCGCACCTGGACGCCGCAGCCACGCTCCGCCGGGTCCTCGCAGCCCGGAAGGCGGCGCAGGACCTGATCGACGTCGGCGCCTACCAGGCCGGCACCAACCCGCTCGTCGACGCCGCACTGAACCACGAGCAAGCCGTAAGCGACTTCCTCCAGCAGCCTATGGAGGAATCCACGGCTCACCCCGAGTCCTGGCAGCGGCTCGGCCACCTCACTTCGATCCTGGGAGCAGCAGCATGA
- a CDS encoding flagellar FliJ family protein: MNREFSLAGLLRLRQLQQDQAATGLARARSRSNSVRVREAAARRELAATDDPISSSASLRAVAAARSSAHSMLADLQNLTRLAEADEAGARAEFIAARTRSVGLEKLQARHHAEVSSADLRAEQSALDEIASTSWHRDDQQEKP, from the coding sequence ATGAACCGCGAATTCTCTCTGGCCGGCCTCCTGCGCCTCCGCCAGCTCCAGCAGGACCAGGCCGCCACCGGGCTGGCGCGCGCCCGCTCACGCTCCAACTCGGTGCGCGTGCGGGAGGCAGCCGCCCGCCGCGAGCTGGCCGCGACCGACGACCCCATCTCCAGCTCCGCGTCCCTGCGGGCGGTGGCCGCCGCCCGCTCCTCCGCGCACAGCATGCTCGCGGACCTGCAGAACCTCACGCGCCTGGCCGAGGCCGATGAGGCCGGCGCCCGCGCCGAGTTCATCGCCGCCCGCACACGGTCCGTGGGCCTGGAAAAACTCCAGGCACGCCACCACGCCGAAGTCAGCAGCGCGGACCTGCGCGCCGAACAGTCCGCGCTGGATGAGATCGCCTCGACCAGCTGGCACCGGGACGACCAGCAGGAGAAGCCATGA
- a CDS encoding C40 family peptidase has protein sequence MSMTEAIGRMQGIQSMIAELSRPAAADVSAAGTSAAAKAAAASSLATATGTGDTASFTQALAAALGSTGTDASSLTDSLGLGGTGLGSTAAAGVSALTGATASGTVRTGGAATGNDVVAAAKKYIGVPYVWGGTNPASGMDCSGFTQRVFKDLGIDIPRVVSDQMRKGTPVASLAEAKPGDLLVSFGGNHISIYLGNGKAIDAPVPGKTIQIRDAWEQQSNLTSIRRIVPAGTAS, from the coding sequence ATGAGCATGACCGAGGCGATCGGCCGGATGCAGGGCATCCAGTCCATGATCGCGGAACTCAGCCGCCCCGCGGCCGCGGACGTCAGTGCCGCAGGCACCAGCGCCGCCGCCAAGGCCGCGGCCGCATCCTCCCTGGCCACCGCCACGGGCACCGGCGATACCGCCTCCTTCACGCAGGCCCTCGCCGCGGCCCTCGGCAGCACCGGCACGGATGCCTCGTCGCTCACGGACAGCCTGGGGCTGGGCGGCACTGGGCTGGGCAGCACAGCGGCGGCCGGAGTATCCGCGCTCACCGGCGCAACGGCGTCGGGGACCGTCCGGACAGGCGGTGCCGCGACGGGCAACGACGTGGTGGCGGCGGCCAAGAAGTACATCGGCGTTCCCTACGTCTGGGGCGGCACCAACCCGGCCAGCGGCATGGACTGCTCGGGCTTCACCCAGCGCGTCTTCAAGGACCTTGGCATCGACATTCCCCGCGTCGTGAGCGACCAGATGCGCAAGGGCACCCCGGTAGCCTCCCTCGCCGAGGCGAAACCGGGCGATCTCCTCGTGAGCTTCGGCGGCAACCACATCTCGATCTACCTGGGCAACGGCAAGGCGATCGACGCTCCCGTCCCCGGCAAGACCATCCAGATCCGCGACGCCTGGGAACAGCAGTCCAACCTGACGTCCATCCGGCGCATCGTTCCCGCGGGGACCGCATCGTGA
- a CDS encoding flagellar hook-length control protein FliK: MRAAVSADLASALLAGALGAAGRQGPGSRSDAGTPATASFDAVLGDLQGGGTAPAEANSAAVTPETVAPGTVAATIPAAVPAAVPVSVPATGATAEWVPGAVQDSSFPAEAAPVTDDGVPSAAAPLTGADSEPAGDRAAVPAPVTDAGALASIAFAGLLQVSPSAAPAPAGIPVRVPAGELRESGRPVSASTQASGPARIPTEAAAPEGNTAPVLGTSVPVLAVSAPATSWPVTQAVTTPALTVPVGTAPVGTAPAGTAPGRSTFGLATTATGFAADPSTGPRQPGPAGSVNAPVASPFVVPAATGTPGTAVRVVSAVTGSAPALDTARATAGTPPAGTAAEPAPVPGGPGATAVVPSAPQTVAAAPAAQTARPFTARAVTAGIAQAGTAVPADGTTDPAPAAASASAPAAAAAQPAVPGDALAAAAPAAAGAGAAQPPAAGAAMPQPATHTASHAAAPLQPQLAKPLFTLVGAPHGQHVMTLKVSPEDLGPLTVRAHIDAGGVRIELFAPGEVGREAVRGILPELRKELADAGFGASLDLSDHSGPGNPGQNSAGQNSTGQDRPGNGPTGAGSSGAGRDSAGNGPGGRNGAGEPRPGHRWGPGPDEQTGNAGRIPASPQTTLDILV, encoded by the coding sequence GTGAGGGCCGCGGTGTCTGCGGACCTCGCATCCGCCCTGTTGGCGGGGGCCTTGGGCGCGGCCGGCAGGCAGGGTCCGGGGTCGCGGTCGGACGCGGGAACGCCTGCCACTGCGTCCTTCGACGCGGTGCTCGGCGACCTCCAGGGCGGTGGCACGGCTCCTGCCGAGGCGAACAGCGCCGCCGTCACCCCCGAAACTGTCGCCCCTGGGACGGTTGCTGCCACCATCCCGGCCGCCGTCCCGGCGGCCGTCCCTGTGTCCGTTCCGGCCACCGGCGCGACGGCCGAATGGGTCCCCGGTGCTGTTCAGGACAGCAGCTTCCCTGCGGAAGCCGCTCCGGTGACGGACGACGGCGTGCCCTCCGCCGCCGCGCCCCTCACCGGGGCAGACTCCGAACCCGCCGGCGACCGTGCCGCCGTCCCGGCGCCAGTGACCGACGCCGGTGCACTGGCCTCTATCGCGTTTGCCGGCCTCCTGCAGGTCTCACCATCCGCAGCGCCGGCACCGGCCGGCATTCCGGTCCGCGTTCCGGCGGGCGAGCTCCGGGAGTCCGGACGCCCGGTTTCGGCCAGCACCCAGGCCAGCGGCCCTGCCCGGATTCCAACAGAGGCTGCCGCGCCGGAAGGGAACACGGCGCCTGTCCTGGGGACTTCGGTTCCCGTGCTGGCAGTATCTGCTCCGGCAACATCGTGGCCGGTCACGCAGGCTGTGACCACACCTGCCCTGACCGTCCCGGTCGGGACCGCCCCGGTCGGGACTGCCCCGGCTGGGACCGCACCGGGCAGGTCCACCTTTGGGCTCGCGACCACGGCGACCGGTTTTGCGGCTGACCCTAGCACCGGCCCCCGCCAACCGGGGCCTGCCGGGTCTGTGAACGCACCCGTTGCCTCACCGTTCGTCGTGCCCGCTGCCACCGGGACGCCGGGGACGGCCGTTCGGGTGGTTTCCGCCGTGACCGGCAGTGCCCCTGCGCTGGACACTGCGCGCGCTACCGCCGGAACGCCACCGGCGGGAACCGCAGCGGAGCCCGCTCCGGTACCCGGCGGACCGGGCGCCACCGCCGTCGTTCCGTCCGCACCGCAGACTGTCGCCGCTGCGCCCGCGGCGCAGACCGCCCGCCCTTTCACCGCCCGTGCGGTGACAGCCGGCATCGCCCAAGCTGGCACCGCAGTGCCGGCGGACGGGACCACGGATCCGGCACCCGCAGCCGCGTCCGCCTCCGCCCCGGCAGCGGCAGCGGCACAGCCGGCGGTACCGGGGGATGCGCTTGCCGCTGCCGCTCCGGCTGCCGCGGGGGCAGGGGCCGCTCAGCCACCTGCCGCCGGCGCAGCTATGCCGCAGCCCGCAACCCACACCGCGTCCCATGCCGCGGCACCCCTGCAGCCCCAGCTGGCCAAGCCGCTCTTCACCCTTGTCGGTGCGCCGCACGGCCAGCACGTCATGACGCTCAAGGTCAGCCCCGAGGATCTCGGCCCGCTGACCGTCCGGGCGCACATCGACGCCGGGGGAGTGCGGATCGAACTCTTCGCTCCCGGCGAGGTGGGTCGCGAAGCGGTCCGGGGGATCCTGCCCGAACTCCGGAAGGAACTCGCGGACGCCGGCTTCGGCGCAAGCCTTGACCTGTCGGACCACAGCGGCCCCGGCAACCCCGGCCAGAACAGCGCAGGCCAAAACAGCACAGGCCAGGATCGCCCGGGCAACGGCCCGACCGGTGCTGGCTCCTCTGGCGCCGGCCGCGACTCCGCCGGAAACGGCCCTGGTGGCCGGAACGGAGCCGGCGAGCCGCGGCCTGGACACCGCTGGGGCCCGGGGCCGGATGAGCAGACCGGCAACGCCGGAAGGATCCCCGCCAGCCCCCAGACCACCCTCGACATTCTCGTCTGA
- a CDS encoding flagellar hook assembly protein FlgD has product MTIQPIAAQPATAAASPASAVRAPVQTMDANVFMTLLVAQLKNQNPSAPMDSNQMMSQTIQLSMMEKTTEMATNSKEAFSLQMRSSAAQLIGHTVNYTLADGTTGSGIAGSVSYAGAVPTVTVSDVSVPLDSITGLTAPAAS; this is encoded by the coding sequence ATGACGATTCAGCCGATCGCAGCCCAGCCGGCCACGGCCGCGGCCTCCCCGGCGTCCGCCGTCCGGGCGCCGGTGCAGACCATGGATGCGAACGTCTTCATGACCCTGCTCGTGGCGCAGCTCAAGAACCAGAACCCGAGCGCGCCCATGGACAGCAACCAGATGATGAGCCAGACCATCCAGCTCTCCATGATGGAGAAGACCACAGAGATGGCCACGAACAGCAAGGAGGCGTTCTCGCTCCAGATGCGTTCTTCAGCCGCTCAGCTGATTGGCCACACCGTGAACTACACCCTCGCCGACGGCACCACCGGCAGCGGCATCGCCGGCTCGGTGTCCTATGCCGGTGCCGTGCCGACCGTCACGGTCAGCGACGTCTCCGTCCCCCTCGACTCCATCACCGGGCTTACCGCGCCGGCCGCATCCTAA